The following coding sequences lie in one Apostichopus japonicus isolate 1M-3 chromosome 13, ASM3797524v1, whole genome shotgun sequence genomic window:
- the LOC139978498 gene encoding phosphomevalonate kinase-like, with amino-acid sequence MAESQSILPRIIYVFSGKRKSGKDFVTMLLQKRFGSRSIILRLSGPLKEQYAKQHNLDYNRLLDATEYKEQHRAAMIKWGEEMRKKDKGYFCRLAIREAENHHDVWIISDARRKSDIEYFKKEYPKQMVTVRVEADLEIRMRRGLVPTKGIDDAPSECGLDKYSPWDVMIRNNGGQEQLHLEKQLEILAFMAERTEKDDGDDKAR; translated from the exons ATGGCAGAATCACAGAGCATATTGCCTCGGATTATTTACGTATTCAGTGGGAAAAGAAAGTCTGGTAAAGATTTTGTGACAATGCTGCTTCAAAAACG GTTTGGTAGCAGAAGCATAATACTACGGCTTTCAGGACCTTTGAAAGAGCAGTATGCCAAG CAACACAACTTAGATTATAACCGTCTTCTAGATGCCACAGAGTACAAGGAGCAGCACAGGGCAGCTATGATCAAATGGGGAGAGGAGATGCGTAAAAAAGACAAAGGTTACTTCTGTAGACTTGCTATCAGAGAGGCTGAAAACCATCACGACGTCTGGATCATCAGTGATGCGAGAAGGAAGAGTGACATTGAGTATTTCAAGAAGGAGTACCCTAAACAGATGGTTACCGTCAGAGTAGAGGCAGACTTAGAAATAAGGATGAGAAGAGGATTAGTGCCCACGAAAG GTATCGATGATGCTCCGTCAGAGTGTGGACTCGACAAATACTCACCTTGGGATGTAATGATCCGTAACAACGGCGGCCAGGAGCAACTTCACCTTGAGAAACAGCTGGAAATATTGGCCTTCATGGCAGAGAGGACAGAGaaggatgatggtgatgataaaGCAAGATAA
- the LOC139978497 gene encoding leucine-rich repeat-containing protein 61-like, which produces MELDTKIVSKQLLKTLSGEFDLESIRFINLSQLKIENLGDISDCICLEKLDASKNVISDVKPLAKLKQLTYLNLAANSISCIDHLEEIESLKTLNLAGNLLGSFDSLQGLTKLQCLESLRFQDPIQEYMNPICQNAFYKRNVLAMFPNLKSLDGERVTGRGSEVFRLLHELERDVNDEKKSNENVLMTSSNSWTSEGFWDCNTVQSEGGDEAEGHLRDLIKECNKLSSSAGR; this is translated from the exons ATGG AGCTTGATaccaaaattgtttcaaaacaacttTTGAAGACCTTAAGTGGAGAGTTTGACCTAGAGAGTATTAGATTCATCAACCTGTCTCAGCTGA AAATAGAAAACCTTGGAGATATATCTGACTGCATCTGTCTCGAGAAGTTGGATGCGAGTAAAAACGTCATCAGTGATGTGAAGCCTCTGGCCAAACTGAAGCAGCTTACATATCTGAACCTTGCTGCCAACTCTATTTCATGCATTG aTCACCTTGAGGAGATAGAGAGTTTGAAGACCCTCAACCTTGCAGGGAATTTGCTTGGCAG CTTTGATAGTCTTCAAGGTCTGACCAAGCTACAATGCCTTGAGAGCCTGAGATTTCAAGACCCAATTCAGGAGTACATGAATCCAATCTGTCAAAATGCATTCTATAAGAGAAATGTCCTGGCAATGTTCCCAAACCTGAAGAGTCTGGATGGTGAGAGAGTGACAGGAAGAGGAAGTGAAGTCTTCAGGCTCTTGCACGAGTTAGAGAGAGATGTTAACG atgaaaagaaaagcaatgAAAATGTGTTAATGACATCTTCCAATTCTTGGACATCAGAAGGATTTTGGGACTGTAATACTGTACAAAGCGAAGGAGGTGATGAGGCAGAAGGTCACCTGAGAG ATCTTATAAAAGAGTGCAATAAATTATCTTCATCTGCTGGCAGATAG